A genomic window from Nematostella vectensis chromosome 9, jaNemVect1.1, whole genome shotgun sequence includes:
- the LOC116608913 gene encoding buccalin-like produces the protein MSPDSKQIETQFYLVLYNGDCSEIEPMDSMKSAFKSSIIELVGRDDIIVEVEEVVCGSIEVVFSITGQRLDETRDILLSSRKELKFGMNGKTFTAISIKHLSNKEITTTAAVPSSAPTATLEPDLGIEAIGETEKDKERRTVLLVYVLFVSLFGVMSVFAVAAFILWFYSRRKKVKLRLNTGSPYSRNTSRKHEKHLELTKLSPLHHFADFYGGKDALSHSDDSGDEENATTSALIEKLRGTGDVGQQGLPSQRFVEGLDSQVYQVKGFTEGLDSKDYQVKGFTEGLDSKGCQVKGFTEVLDSEGCQVKGFTEGQDSEGNQVEGFAEGLDSKCFQVEGFTEGLDSEGYQVKGFTEGLDSEGYQVKGFAEGLDSKGFQVKVFIEGLDSEGYQVKGFTEGLDSEGCQVKGFTEGLDSKGFQVEGFTEGLDSKGCQVKGFTEGLDSKGCQVKGFTEVLDSEGCQVKGFAEDLDSKGFQVEGFAEGLDSKGFQVEGFTEGLDSEGYQVKGFTEGLDSEGCQVKGFTEGLDSKGCQVKGCTKDLDIEGFQVEGFTEGLDSYGFQIGGFTEGLDSEGYQVVGFTEGLDSKGYQVKGFTEGLDSKGYQVKGSTEGLDSKGCQVTGFTEGLDTEGFQVEGFTEGLDSEGYQIKGFTEALDSKCCQVKGFTEGLDSKGYQVEGFAKFNALACGHH, from the exons ATGTCACCTGACAGCAAGCAAATAGAAACCCAGTTTTATTTAGTTCTGTATAACGGTGATTGCTCCGAAATAGAGCCCATGGATTCAATGAAATCTGCATTCAAGTCCTCTATCATCGAATTAGTAGGACGAGATGATATTATTGTCGAAGTTGAAGAAGTTGTTTGCGGCTCAATTGAGGTAGTGTTTTCTATCACTGGACAAAGACTTGACGAGACAAGAGACATACTTTTATCATCTCGAAAAGAGCTTAAGTTTGGGATGAATGGCAAAACATTTACTGCCATTTCCATCAAACATCTGTCGAACAAAGAGATCACAACCACCGCTGCAGTACCAAGTTCGGCGCCTACAGCTACCTTAGAACCAGATCTTGGGATAGAAGCTATAGGGGAAACGGAGAAAGACAAAGAAAGGCGTACCGTCTTGTTAGTCTACGTACTTTTCGTTTCTCTGTTCGGAGTAATGTCTGTATTCGCGGTAGCTGCATTTATATTATGGTTTTATAGTAGAAGAAAAAAGGTCAAACTTCGCttaaacacaggtagcccatacTCCAGAAACACATCTCGTAAACACGAAAAACATTTGGAGCTCACAAAGCTTTCGCCGCTGCATCATTTTGCGGATTTTTATGGCGGGAAAGATGCATTGTCACATTCGGATGACTCTGGCGACGAGGAGAACGCGACCACTTCTGCGCTGATTGAGAAGCTGCGGGGGACTGGGGATGTTGGACAA CAAGGGTTACCAAGCCAAAGGTTTGTCGAGGGTCTGGATAGCCAGGTTTACCAGGTCAAAGGGTTTACAGAGGGTCTGGATAGCAAGGATTACCAGGTCAAAGGGTTTACTGAGGGTCTGGATAGCAAGGGTTGCCAGGTCAAAGGGTTTACTGAGGTTCTGGATAGTGAGGGTTGCCAGGTCAAAGGGTTTACCGAGGGTCAGGATAGTGAGGGTAACCAGGTCGAAGGGTTTGCCGAGGGTCTGGATAGCAAGTGTTTCCAGGTCGAAGGGTTTACTGAGGGCCTTGATAGTGAGGGTTACCAGGTCAAAGGGTTTACTGAGGGTCTGGATAGTGAGGGTTACCAGGTCAAAGGGTTTGCTGAGGGTCTGGATAGCAAGGGTTTCCAGGTCAAAGTGTTTATTGAGGGTCTGGATAGTGAGGGTTACCAGGTCAAAGGGTTTACTGAGGGTCTGGATAGTGAGGGTTGCCAAGTCAAAGGATTTACTGAGGGTCTGGATAGTAAGGGTTTCCAGGTCGAAGGGTTTACTGAAGGTCTGGATAGCAAGGGTTGCCAGGTCAAAGGGTTTACTGAGGGTCTGGATAGCAAGGGTTGCCAGGTCAAAGGGTTTACTGAGGTTCTGGATAGTGAGGGTTGCCAGGTCAAAGGGTTTGCCGAGGATCTGGATAGCAAGGGTTTCCAGGTCGAAGGGTTTGCCGAGGGTCTGGATAGCAAGGGTTTCCAGGTCGAAGGGTTTACTGAGGGCCTTGATAGTGAGGGTTACCAGGTCAAAGGGTTTACTGAGGGTCTGGATAGTGAAGGTTGCCAGGTCAAAGGGTTTACTGAGGGTCTGGATAGCAAGGGTTGCCAGGTCAAAGGGTGTACTAAGGATCTGGATATTGAGGGTTTCCAGGTCGAAGGGTTTACTGAAGGTCTGGATAGTTATGGTTTCCAGATTGGAGGGTTTACTGAAGGTCTAGATAGCGAAGGTTACCAGGTCGTAGGGTTTACTGAGGGTCTGGATAGCAAGGGTTACCAGGTCAAAGGGTTTACTGAGGGTCTAGATAGCAAGGGTTACCAGGTCAAAGGATCTACTGAGGGTCTGGATAGCAAGGGTTGCCAGGTCACAGGGTTTACTGAGGGTCTGGATACTGAGGGTTTCCAGGTTGAAGGGTTTACTGAAGGTCTAGATAGCGAAGGTTACCAGATCAAAGGGTTTACTGAGGCTCTGGATAGCAAGTGTTGCCAGGTCAAAGGGTTTACTGAGGGTCTGGATAGCAAGGGTTACCAG GTCGAAGGGTTTGCCAAGTTTAATGCACTAGCCTGCggccaccactag
- the LOC5501676 gene encoding tetraspanin-6 has translation MAAMKLGACMQCVKFLLFGFNALFWLMGLSVLAVGIWARIQFSDYMKLSSHDYATAAYILIGIGFLIAIIGFIGCCGALKEHTCLLKTFGVILGLLFLVELGTAITGYIFRSEIKTGLSDGLDTALKDYPEQGFKDAWNDMQKNLKCCGSRNYTDWFMVAWAGPNTKNGSVPESCCKDTKVKSCNLEVLSHPETINSEQGCYGAAVKYFEDKLVIIGGVALGLAVFQLIGIAFSCCLASTLHNNLKYELV, from the exons ATGGCTGCGATGAAGCTCGGAGCTTGCATGCAATGCGTCAAGTTCCTTTTATTCGGCTTCAATGCTTTGTTCTGG TTGATGGGCTTGAGTGTTTTAGCTGTTGGTATCTGGGCAAGAATACAGTTTAGCGACTATATGAAGCTCTCTTCACACGATTATGCCACTGCTGCATATATCTTGATTGGCATCGGCTTCTTGATTGCTATTATTGGGTTTATTGGGTGCTGTGGAGCTCTAAAGGAACACACATGCTTGCTGAAAACT TTTGGGGTAATTCTTGGTCTTCTCTTTCTTGTGGAATTGGGAACAGCCATTACTGGATACATCTTCCGTAGTGAG ATAAAGACAGGTTTGAGTGACGGGCTGGACACTGCCCTGAAGGACTACCCAGAACAAGGCTTCAAAGATGCTTGGAATGACATGCAGAAGAAT TTGAAATGCTGTGGAAGTAGGAACTACACAGATTGGTTCATGGTTGCCTGGGCAGGACCAAACACTAAGAACGGCTCAGTCCCTGAGTCTTGTTGCAAGGACACTAAAGTGAAGAGCTGCAATCTGGAGGTTCTCAGTCATCCAGAGACCATCAACTCAGAACAG GGTTGCTATGGTGCTGCTGTGAAGTATTTTGAAGACAAGCTGGTTATTATTGGTGGAGTTGCACTAGGACTGGCAGTATTCCAG TTGATCGGCATAGCGTTTTCCTGTTGCTTGGCCAGTACTTTGCATAATAATCTCAAGTATGAACTTGTCTAG